The following proteins are co-located in the Panthera tigris isolate Pti1 chromosome F2, P.tigris_Pti1_mat1.1, whole genome shotgun sequence genome:
- the LOC122234905 gene encoding translation initiation factor IF-2-like — MRLAPRPARPAPHARPRSRRRGSTHPLHAPSAGVTNPPAGSLRPLPGSFSLRGEGRWPDPATRPCPRPAGKRRCVPPGGSGRVGCCPHAPKDAGTEVPQPAAPRVLQASPPGREVRPQSPRPASPPPSRTGKARPREGQGLVQAPQRGRQSQGTVVRACEDRLQAPGGVCELSLRPVQPRVPLAGSEIPRATCLLAPLLLGALCGFLRITQPLWPQRCPCHTTGRLY, encoded by the exons ATGCGGCTG gcgccccgccccgcgcgccccgccccccacgcccGCCCGCGCTCCCGGCGCCGAGGGAGCACCCACCCCCTGCACGCGCCATCGGCCGGGGTGACTAATCCGCCGGCTGGCTCCCTgcgccccctccccggctcattcaGCCTGCGGGGCGAGGGAAGGTGGCCGGACCCGGCGACACGCCCCTGCCCGCGACCGGCGGGGAAGCGCAGGTGTGTGCCCCCAGGGGGCTCGGGGCGGGTCGGTTGCTGCCCCCACGCGCCCAAAG ATGCTGGCACCGAGGTGCCTCAGCCAGCCGCACCTCGGGTCCTGCAGGCATCCCCTCCGGGCCGGGAGGTCAGGCCCCAGAGCCCGCGGCCCGCCTCACCACCGCCCTCCAGAACGGGGAAggcgaggcccagagagggccagGGACTTGTCCAAGCTCCACAGCGAGGGAGGCAGAGCCAGGGCACCGTGGTGAGGGCGTGCGAGGACAGGCTGCAGGCTCCTGGAGGCGTCTGCGAGCTCAGTCTGCGCCCTGTGCAACCGCGG GTGCCTCTGGCTGGGTCTGAGATTCCACGGGCCACCTGCCTCCTTGCACCACTTCTCCTGGGGGCGCTGTGTGGCTTCCTGCGCATCACTCAACCCCTCTGGCCCCAGCGGTGTCCTTGTCACACAACAGGCAGACTGTACTAA
- the ARC gene encoding activity-regulated cytoskeleton-associated protein, producing MELDHMTSGGLHAYPGPRGGPAAKPNVILQIGKCRAEMLEHVRRTHRHLLTEVSKQVERELKGLHRSVGKLESNLDGYVPTGDSQRWKKSIKACLCRCQETIANLERWVKREMHVWREVFYRLERWADRLESMGGKYPVGGEPARRTVSVGVGGPETYCHDADGYDYTVSPYAITPPPAAGELPGQEPAEAQQYPPWAPGEDGQPGPGVDTQIFEDPREFLSHLEEYLRQVGGSEEYWLSQIQNHMNGPAKKWWEFKQGSVKNWVEFKKEFLQYSEGTLSREAIQRELDLPQKQGEPLDQFLWRKRDLYQTLYVDADEEEIIQYVVGTLQPKLKRFLRHPLPKTLEQLIQRGKEVQDGLEQASEPAGPQRPAEEEAEALTPALTSESVASDRTQPE from the coding sequence ATGGAGCTGGACCACATGACGAGCGGCGGCCTCCACGCCTACCCCGGGCCGCGGGGCGGGCCGGCCGCCAAGCCCAACGTGATCCTGCAGATCGGTAAGTGCCGGGCCGAGATGCTGGAGCACGTGCGGAGGACCCACCGGCACCTGCTGACCGAGGTGTCCAAGCAGGTGGAGCGGGAGCTGAAGGGGCTGCACAGGTCGGTGGGCAAGCTGGAGAGCAACCTGGACGGCTACGTGCCCACCGGCGACTCGCAGCGCTGGAAGAAGTCCATCAAGGCCTGCCTGTGCCGCTGCCAGGAGACCATCGCCAACCTGGAGCGCTGGGTCAAGCGCGAGATGCACGTGTGGCGGGAGGTCTTCTACCGGCTGGAGAGGTGGGCCGACCGCCTGGAGTCCATGGGCGGCAAGTACCCCGTGGGCGGCGAGCCGGCCCGCCGCACCGTGTCCGTGGGCGTCGGGGGTCCCGAGACCTACTGCCACGACGCGGATGGGTACGACTACACGGTCAGCCCCTACGCCatcaccccgccccccgccgccggcGAGCTGCCCGGGCAGGAGCCCGCCGAGGCCCAGCAGTACCCGCCCTGGGCGCCCGGCGAGGACGGGCAGCCCGGCCCCGGCGTGGACACGCAGATCTTCGAGGACCCGAGGGAGTTCCTCAGCCACCTGGAGGAGTACCTGCGGCAGGTGGGCGGCTCCGAGGAGTACTGGCTGTCCCAAATCCAGAACCACATGAACGGGCCGGCCAAGAAGTGGTGGGAGTTCAAGCAGGGCTCTGTGAAGAACTGGGTGGAGTTCAAGAAGGAATTCCTGCAGTACAGCGAGGGCACGCTGTCCCGCGAGGCCATCCAGCGCGAGCTGGACCTGCCGCAGAAACAGGGCGAGCCGCTGGACCAGTTCCTGTGGCGCAAGCGGGACCTGTACCAGACGCTGTACGTGGACGCCGACGAGGAGGAGATCATCCAGTACGTGGTGGGCACCCTGCAGCCCAAGCTGAAGCGCTTCCTGCGGCACCCGCTGCCCAAGACCCTGGAGCAGCTCATCCAGAGGGGCAAGGAGGTGCAGGATGGCCTGGAGCAGGCCTCCGAGCCCGCCGGCCCCCAGCGGCCCGCCGAGGAGGAGGCCGAGGCCCTCACGCCGGCCCTCACCAGCGAGTCTGTGGCCAGCGACCGGACCCAGCCCGAATAG